The segment GATAAGCGACCATGCAGATTCATCGTTAACACTTGAGGGGCATTTTAAGTTGGAGAATTAGGGAATGGGCGCTGGTTTTATCGTCTTAAGGATTGTCGTTTTCCCACAAAGTAAATGGCAAAAAGTTTGCATTAAATAAATTAGATGATCGAAAACAGTCATATGAGCAAAGAAGTTAATTACTATGAGGGTTGCCCAGCATGTAATTGATCAACGTCGCAGCGAAATTTCCAAGTGGTTGAGCGATGCGCATTTCGGCTCTCTGTCGGACCTCTGCAAACAGTTTGGTATCTCCGAAGCAACAGCTCGTAGAGACCTGCAATTACTGCAAAATTCGGGTGAGATACGCCGGACTCATGGTGGGGCACTCGGCGAGTATGATCGCAATGTCGTTTCTTTTCAGCAACGGATGCAGAGTCATTCAGAGTGCAAGGACCGCGTTGCTAAGCGGGCGGTGAGTCTCGTGGCTGATGGGATGACTCTCTACTTGGATATAGGAAATACACTCTTTCGCGCAGCTCGTTACATTTTAGAACGCTCTTTTGAGCAGATTACGATCATCACGAATAATCTGCCGGCAGCGCAGCAGTTGAGCGATCATCCGGGCATTCGTTTGATTCTTACCGGGGGTGAGTTTCTCAGCCGTCAGTCCACACTGCTAGGTGAATACACGGTGAACTTTGTGAAGCAGTTCCCGTTCGATTTGTCTCTGATGAGTGCCGAGGGGATGACGACCAATTCGGTTTGGAACTCCTCGAAGGAGATAGTCGATTTTCAGCAAGCAGTGATGCATGCCTCCCATCGCTCCGCATTGTGTATCGACAGTTCAAAACTGTCTGTGACGACGCTTTATGAGTCAGCGAAAGTGGAGATGTTCGCCCATATAGTGACGGATGCGAAAGCGGCAGATCTGAAGAAGAAGAATATTCTGATCGGTCAAGACCGGCTCATCGAGGCCTGAAATTTTTGAAATCCAAATGCACTATGAGTGATATATCTTATAAACACGTAAATTATTTGTGGGATGAGGTGGTGGCATCGAGCTTAGATCCAGTCGAGCTGCTCGTCTACCGTTCCAAACTGTTGGGTTCGGATCAGCGCATCACCAACATCGGGGGAGGCAATACAGCGTCCAAGTTGATGGAGACCGACCCTTTGACGGGTGACGCGGTTGAAGAGTTGTGGGTGAAAGGATCTGGCGGCGATTTGCGCACTTCGAAGAAGGAAAACTTTGCCTCACTTTATCTCCATCTTCCAACGCTAGTTATGAGCGCTGATGCGGCTGATCTCCAAAATTAGCCTTACTGATATCTGCCCTTATAGATATACTCTGTGCCTTGTCTCGCAGTTTATGGCCGACTATTTTCTTGTGTTTTTGACCTACAAAAATTTTTTCGTTCTCTATGTCAGCAACCAAGCGGACAGATTCCTACAAAATTGGCCTTTTTGTCTTTTCGTGCTTTTCGCTCGTTTGGGCTTGTTTCCTATTGTACGCTGGCGGCTTCACGACTTCGATCCAGGCAGGCATGGCTTTTCTGGATTGGCCGCTTTCTAATGGCTCGTTGAATCCAGAGCGTTGGATGTCACAGCCCGATCAAGCCGCGGAACACAGTCACCGCCTTTTAGGCATGAAGCTCGGCCTCTTGGCTATCATCTCAGTAGTGTGGCATGCAGTCCGCGAGGAGCGTAAGGCAGTGAGGGTGACGAGCTATGTGCTGCTGGCAGCCGTTGTTTCCCAGGGTGTTTTGGGAGGCCTCCGCGTTCTCTTGGACCAGCTTAATCATGATTTTGACTCGAACGTCATCGCTCAGAGCTTTGCGATAGCTCACGCTTGCGGGGCCCAGATTGTCTTTTGTATTCTGGCTGCACTCGCTGTGATGCACAGTCCCATGTGGTTTCGACGTGAGGCCGCTGCTGTGGATGGGATTGACCGAGTCCGTGCTCTGGGATGGGCCTCGACAACTGCTTTATTTCTGCAAATCCTTGTAGGAGCGATCATGCGGCACAACCATGCCGGCCTGGCCATCTCGACCTTTCCGATGGCGACCGAGACGTCGCTTTTGCCGGCAATTTGGAATTTTCACATCAGCATACATTTCGCTCACCGAGCGGGAGCTCTTATCGCAACAGCTATACTCGTTGCGTTTTTCGTACAGGTTTGGAAACGACCAGCTCTCCGAGCGGAGCTTAAAGGCAATGCGGTGCTGATGCTGTCGATTCTAGCGTTTCAGATTTACTTAGGAGCGCTCACAATCTGGACCGGACGTAACCCGCATGCCGCGACTGTGCATATGCTTGTGGGCGCATTTTTAATGGGGAGCACCTGGATCATGACCTTCCGCCTTTATCAATTTCAACAAGTGGCCGCCTATTGTGTGGGGCGCCCTGAACGCAGGCGAAGTCCTGTCGATGTTAAACAACCCGCTGAACAAGGCGTCTGATAGTTATGGCCTCCCCTCATACCCAGACGAATTCAATCCCAGTCGATACACTGAGTGCCGAGAAAGGCAAGGCTAAGGCGTTTTTCGAGCTTACGAAACCGCGTCTTAGCATGATGACGGTCATTACTGCAATCGTCGGATATATGCTCGCCGACCCACAGCGAAGTGGATTTGCGCTGCTTGGGTTGATTTTAGGTACTACTTTCTCCGCGGGAGGCGCGGCGGCCCTCAACCAGTGGTGGGAGCGCGCGAGTGATGCGCTTATGGCACGGACTCGAGGCCGCCCTATCCCAGCCGGCGTGATCTCGCCCGAGGCTGCGCTCATTTTTGGGATAACCATCAGCCTCTTAGGTGTAGGAGCATTGTGGTGGATAAACAACTGGCTTGCCGCACTTCTATCCGCCGCGACCATTGGACTTTACGTTTTCGTCTACACCCCGATGAAACGCTGGTCATCGTGGAACACTGCTGTGGGCGCGATCCCTGGTGCCATTCCGCCACTCATTGGGTGGGCTGCGGCTGAGGGGGCTATAGGGTTGATGGGATGGATTCTCTTTGGGATTATCCTCTTTTGGCAAATTCCCCACTTCATGGCGATTGCTTGGACTCATCGAAAGGATTACGCCGCGGCTGGATATCGTATGGTCACCACCGATGAGCCGTCAGGCCGTAGTGCAGCTGTCCAATCCTTTGTCTGCACCGTGCTTTTAGTAGGGGTTACGCTCACTCCGGTGTTTTTGGGATTTGCAAGTTGGTTTTATGGTGCGGCTGCTCTCTTAGGTGGAGCCCCGTTCATGGTATTT is part of the Opitutales bacterium genome and harbors:
- a CDS encoding DeoR/GlpR transcriptional regulator; protein product: MRVAQHVIDQRRSEISKWLSDAHFGSLSDLCKQFGISEATARRDLQLLQNSGEIRRTHGGALGEYDRNVVSFQQRMQSHSECKDRVAKRAVSLVADGMTLYLDIGNTLFRAARYILERSFEQITIITNNLPAAQQLSDHPGIRLILTGGEFLSRQSTLLGEYTVNFVKQFPFDLSLMSAEGMTTNSVWNSSKEIVDFQQAVMHASHRSALCIDSSKLSVTTLYESAKVEMFAHIVTDAKAADLKKKNILIGQDRLIEA
- a CDS encoding COX15/CtaA family protein yields the protein MAFLDWPLSNGSLNPERWMSQPDQAAEHSHRLLGMKLGLLAIISVVWHAVREERKAVRVTSYVLLAAVVSQGVLGGLRVLLDQLNHDFDSNVIAQSFAIAHACGAQIVFCILAALAVMHSPMWFRREAAAVDGIDRVRALGWASTTALFLQILVGAIMRHNHAGLAISTFPMATETSLLPAIWNFHISIHFAHRAGALIATAILVAFFVQVWKRPALRAELKGNAVLMLSILAFQIYLGALTIWTGRNPHAATVHMLVGAFLMGSTWIMTFRLYQFQQVAAYCVGRPERRRSPVDVKQPAEQGV
- the cyoE gene encoding protoheme IX farnesyltransferase; protein product: MASPHTQTNSIPVDTLSAEKGKAKAFFELTKPRLSMMTVITAIVGYMLADPQRSGFALLGLILGTTFSAGGAAALNQWWERASDALMARTRGRPIPAGVISPEAALIFGITISLLGVGALWWINNWLAALLSAATIGLYVFVYTPMKRWSSWNTAVGAIPGAIPPLIGWAAAEGAIGLMGWILFGIILFWQIPHFMAIAWTHRKDYAAAGYRMVTTDEPSGRSAAVQSFVCTVLLVGVTLTPVFLGFASWFYGAAALLGGAPFMVFATQFLRHEPRDMAAKKLFFTSISHLPLVLSALVLDVWILG